One region of Streptomyces rishiriensis genomic DNA includes:
- a CDS encoding acyl-CoA dehydrogenase family protein, with protein sequence MNLALSEEQEAVRRLAEDFVDREVAPHVVAWDRAEDIDRSLVKKLGEVGFLGLTIDEEYGGSGGDHLSYCLVTEELGRGDSSVRGIVSVSLGLVAKTVAAWGSEEQKRRWLPGLTSGAYVGCFGLTEPGTGSDAGNLATRAVRDGDSYVINGTKMFITNGTWADVVLLFARSTDAPGHKGVSAFLVPTDTPGLSRRAIHGKLGLRAQATAELVLDDVRVPASAMLAPEGKGFSVAMSALAKGRMSVAAGCVGIAQAALDAAVRYAGEREQFGRSIAHHQLVQELISDIAVDVDAARLLTWRVADLIDRGLPFATESSKAKLFASEAAVRAANNALQVFGGYGYIDEYPAGKLLRDARVMTLYEGTSQIQKLLIGRALTGVSAF encoded by the coding sequence GTGAATCTGGCGCTCAGCGAGGAGCAGGAGGCCGTCCGGCGGCTCGCCGAGGACTTCGTGGACCGCGAGGTCGCTCCGCACGTCGTCGCCTGGGACCGTGCCGAGGACATCGACCGGTCCCTGGTCAAGAAGCTCGGCGAGGTCGGGTTCCTGGGCCTGACGATCGACGAGGAGTACGGCGGCTCGGGCGGCGACCATCTCTCGTACTGCCTGGTCACGGAGGAACTGGGCCGTGGGGACTCGTCCGTGCGCGGGATCGTCTCCGTCTCCCTGGGGCTGGTCGCGAAGACCGTCGCGGCCTGGGGGAGCGAGGAGCAGAAGCGGCGCTGGCTGCCGGGGCTGACCTCCGGCGCGTACGTCGGCTGCTTCGGCCTCACCGAGCCCGGCACCGGTTCGGACGCCGGCAACCTCGCCACCCGCGCGGTCCGCGACGGCGACTCCTACGTGATCAACGGCACCAAGATGTTCATCACGAACGGCACCTGGGCCGACGTGGTCCTGCTCTTCGCCCGCTCGACGGACGCGCCCGGCCACAAGGGCGTCTCCGCGTTCCTCGTCCCCACCGACACCCCGGGCCTGAGCCGTCGCGCGATCCACGGCAAGCTCGGCCTGCGCGCCCAGGCGACCGCCGAACTGGTCCTGGACGACGTCCGGGTCCCGGCCTCCGCGATGCTGGCGCCCGAGGGCAAGGGCTTCTCCGTCGCGATGTCGGCGCTGGCCAAGGGTCGTATGTCGGTCGCGGCGGGCTGCGTCGGCATAGCGCAGGCCGCCCTGGACGCGGCGGTGCGGTACGCGGGCGAACGCGAGCAGTTCGGCCGGAGCATCGCCCATCACCAGCTGGTCCAGGAACTGATCAGCGACATCGCGGTCGATGTGGACGCGGCCCGGCTGCTGACCTGGCGGGTCGCCGACCTGATCGACCGGGGCCTGCCCTTCGCCACCGAGTCCTCCAAGGCCAAGCTCTTCGCCTCGGAGGCCGCCGTCCGCGCCGCCAACAACGCCCTCCAGGTCTTCGGCGGCTACGGCTACATCGACGAGTACCCGGCGGGCAAACTCCTGCGCGACGCTCGGGTGATGACCCTCTACGAGGGCACCAGCCAGATCCAGAAGCTGCTCATCGGGCGGGCGCTGACGGGGGTTTCGGCGTTCTGA
- a CDS encoding ABC transporter ATP-binding protein, translated as MTRAISLHDVSKVHTRGVRVVDRLSLDIAPGEFLVLLGPSGCGKSTVLRMIAGLEHITEGELRLDGEYANDLAPSGRDIAMVFQNFALYPNMTGRDNIGFPLRIEAPGADPGPRVDATARMLGIEDLLDRFPGQLSGGERQRVAMGRAIARHPSAFLMDEPLSNLDAKLRNHLRAEISKLTRHLGVTTVYVTHDQAEAMSLGDRVAVLRGGVLQQVGTPRSVYALPRNVFVAAFIGTPRINLLRGLVRAPLDGAMTISLGKQALRLPEPHSQDHKLLRVQQGREVIVGLRSEAVRIATPADARPGETHITGLVEHVEFQGHEVLVHFNTGSRLAVVPELEAPRPVQRPPRRRRREGGVLGRLRKGAGGLRPGAVGVLDEPSAPDRPPVSPEARPLGDLVVRTTPDFDLRHGMQVPLLVDIAHLFVFDQHGERISPAPARLPDLDE; from the coding sequence ATGACACGCGCCATCTCGTTGCACGACGTCAGCAAGGTCCACACCCGGGGCGTCCGGGTCGTGGACCGGCTGTCGCTGGACATCGCGCCCGGCGAGTTCCTGGTCCTGCTGGGCCCCTCCGGCTGCGGCAAGTCCACCGTGCTGCGCATGATCGCCGGCCTGGAGCACATCACGGAGGGCGAGTTACGGCTCGACGGCGAGTACGCCAACGACCTGGCGCCCTCGGGGCGGGACATCGCGATGGTCTTCCAGAACTTCGCGCTCTACCCGAACATGACCGGCCGCGACAACATCGGCTTCCCGCTGCGCATCGAGGCCCCCGGCGCCGACCCGGGCCCCCGGGTGGACGCCACCGCCCGGATGCTGGGCATCGAGGACCTCCTCGACCGCTTCCCCGGCCAGCTCTCCGGCGGCGAACGCCAGCGCGTCGCCATGGGCCGGGCCATCGCCCGGCACCCCTCCGCCTTCCTGATGGACGAGCCGCTGTCCAATCTCGACGCCAAACTCCGCAACCATCTGCGGGCCGAGATATCCAAGCTGACCCGGCATCTGGGCGTCACCACGGTCTACGTCACGCACGACCAGGCCGAGGCCATGTCGCTCGGCGACCGGGTCGCCGTCCTGCGCGGCGGGGTCCTCCAGCAGGTGGGCACGCCGCGGTCGGTCTACGCCCTGCCGCGCAACGTCTTCGTCGCCGCCTTCATCGGCACCCCGCGCATCAACCTCCTGCGCGGCCTGGTCCGGGCCCCGCTCGACGGGGCCATGACGATCAGCCTCGGCAAGCAGGCGCTGCGACTGCCCGAACCGCACTCCCAGGACCACAAGCTGCTGCGCGTGCAGCAGGGCCGCGAGGTGATCGTCGGGCTGCGCTCGGAGGCCGTCCGCATCGCCACGCCCGCCGACGCCCGGCCCGGCGAGACCCACATCACCGGCCTGGTGGAGCACGTCGAGTTCCAGGGTCACGAGGTGCTCGTCCACTTCAACACCGGCTCCCGGCTCGCGGTCGTGCCGGAGCTGGAGGCGCCCCGCCCCGTCCAGCGGCCGCCCCGGCGGCGCCGCCGCGAGGGCGGGGTCCTGGGCCGCCTGCGCAAGGGCGCGGGCGGCCTGCGCCCCGGTGCGGTCGGCGTACTGGACGAGCCGTCGGCGCCGGACCGGCCGCCGGTCTCCCCGGAGGCCCGCCCCCTCGGCGACCTCGTGGTGCGCACCACACCCGACTTCGACCTCCGGCACGGGATGCAGGTCCCGCTCCTCGTCGACATCGCCCATCTCTTCGTCTTCGACCAGCACGGCGAGCGCATCAGCCCCGCCCCGGCCCGGCTGCCGGACCTCGACGAATGA
- a CDS encoding MaoC family dehydratase codes for MAEPKIFTSADELKAAVGEQLGHTDWLEVDQKRIDLFAEATGDHQWIHVDPEKAAAGPFGTTIAHGYLTLSLLPLFGPQLIKVENVKMGVNYGTNKVRFPAPVPVGSRVRATATITGVEDVAGGVQVAVAFTVEREGGDKPVCVAESVSRYYL; via the coding sequence ATGGCAGAGCCGAAGATCTTCACGTCCGCCGACGAGCTGAAGGCGGCGGTGGGCGAGCAGTTGGGCCACACCGACTGGCTGGAGGTCGACCAGAAGCGGATCGACCTCTTCGCGGAGGCCACCGGAGACCACCAGTGGATCCATGTCGACCCCGAGAAGGCCGCCGCCGGCCCCTTCGGCACCACGATCGCGCACGGCTATCTCACGCTCTCCCTGCTGCCGCTCTTCGGCCCGCAGCTGATCAAGGTGGAGAACGTGAAGATGGGCGTCAACTACGGGACGAACAAGGTCCGTTTCCCCGCCCCGGTGCCCGTCGGCTCGCGCGTGCGCGCCACCGCGACGATCACCGGCGTCGAGGACGTCGCGGGCGGCGTCCAGGTGGCCGTCGCCTTCACCGTGGAGCGTGAGGGCGGGGACAAGCCCGTGTGCGTGGCGGAGTCGGTGTCCCGCTACTACCTCTAG
- a CDS encoding ArsR/SmtB family transcription factor: protein MLDHVSITDTGNDRDVRAPGLAALAGLVADETRAACLLALLDGRAWTAGELARHAGVAPSTLSEHLGKLVAGGLLAEERQGRHRYVRLADTRVAQLVEDLAVQVAPPAAHRPRTLRAASAGSAMARGRTCYDHLAGRLGIAVTDALTAQGLLSAVSGPEGRIDGARAVTPAVGGAVTPAVGGAVTPPVGGAVTPASRERATGFLLTEAGLRWFEGTGITLDRAARRPLARACLDWTERRPHLAGAAGAALCRHALDAGWCVRIGSERAVKVTATGERALADLLGIEAAALR, encoded by the coding sequence ATGCTGGACCATGTGAGCATCACGGACACCGGGAACGACAGGGACGTACGGGCGCCGGGGCTGGCCGCCCTCGCCGGGCTCGTCGCCGACGAGACACGGGCCGCCTGCCTGCTGGCGCTGCTCGACGGGCGGGCTTGGACCGCCGGTGAGCTGGCCCGGCACGCGGGTGTGGCCCCGTCGACGCTGAGCGAGCACCTGGGCAAGCTGGTCGCGGGTGGGCTGCTGGCCGAGGAACGCCAGGGGCGGCACCGGTACGTACGGCTCGCCGACACCCGGGTCGCCCAGCTCGTGGAGGACCTGGCCGTCCAGGTCGCCCCGCCTGCCGCCCACCGGCCGCGCACCCTGCGCGCCGCGAGCGCCGGATCGGCGATGGCCCGGGGCCGTACCTGCTACGACCATCTCGCCGGCCGGCTCGGCATCGCCGTGACCGACGCCCTCACCGCCCAGGGACTGCTGAGCGCGGTGAGCGGGCCGGAGGGGCGGATCGACGGGGCGCGAGCGGTGACACCGGCCGTGGGTGGAGCGGTGACACCGGCCGTGGGTGGAGCCGTGACACCGCCCGTGGGTGGAGCGGTGACACCGGCGTCCAGGGAACGGGCCACCGGGTTCCTGCTGACCGAGGCCGGGCTGCGGTGGTTCGAGGGCACCGGCATCACGCTCGACCGCGCGGCCCGCCGTCCGCTCGCCCGTGCCTGTCTCGACTGGACCGAGCGCCGTCCCCATCTGGCGGGAGCCGCGGGCGCGGCCCTGTGCCGACACGCCCTCGACGCGGGCTGGTGCGTGCGGATCGGCTCCGAGCGGGCCGTGAAGGTGACGGCGACGGGCGAGCGGGCCCTGGCCGACCTGCTGGGCATCGAGGCGGCGGCACTGCGCTGA
- a CDS encoding DMT family transporter, producing MMNSPRRTERRPELLAAGAAAVTVVLWASAFVSIRSAGDAYSPGALALGRLASGSLVLGIICAVRRAGWPPRSAWRGIAVSGVLWFGFYMVVLNWGEQQVDAGTAALVVNIGPILIALLGARLLGDVMPPRLLAGMAVSFAGAVAVGLSMSGHGGSSVLGVVLCLLAAFGYAGGVVAQKPALGRATALQVTTFGCAIGTVVCLPFAGQLVHEAADAPVSATLNMVYLGVFPTALAFTTWAYALARTTASRMGATTYAVPALVVLMSWLALGEVPGLLTLAGGALCLAGVAVSRSRPRTPRTPPTREAAATREAEAEAEAEAETETAAAAAAAAAHEAGATHEAQAAPTEVPATGPDREVGPRTG from the coding sequence ATGATGAACAGCCCCCGGCGTACCGAACGTCGTCCAGAGTTGCTCGCCGCCGGTGCGGCGGCCGTGACCGTCGTGCTGTGGGCCTCGGCCTTCGTGTCGATCCGCAGTGCGGGCGACGCCTACTCGCCGGGGGCGCTGGCGCTCGGGCGGCTGGCCTCCGGGTCGCTGGTGCTGGGGATCATCTGCGCCGTACGGCGTGCGGGGTGGCCGCCGAGGTCCGCCTGGCGCGGGATCGCCGTGTCGGGCGTGCTGTGGTTCGGGTTCTACATGGTCGTGCTCAACTGGGGTGAGCAGCAGGTCGACGCCGGGACGGCGGCGCTGGTGGTGAACATCGGGCCGATCCTCATCGCCCTGCTCGGCGCCCGGCTGCTCGGGGACGTGATGCCGCCGCGGCTGCTGGCGGGGATGGCCGTGTCGTTCGCGGGCGCGGTCGCGGTAGGACTGTCGATGTCGGGCCACGGCGGATCGTCGGTGCTCGGGGTGGTGCTGTGTCTGCTCGCCGCCTTCGGGTACGCGGGCGGGGTCGTCGCGCAGAAGCCCGCCCTGGGGCGGGCGACCGCGCTCCAGGTCACGACGTTCGGATGCGCCATCGGGACGGTGGTGTGTCTGCCGTTCGCGGGGCAGCTGGTCCACGAGGCGGCCGACGCGCCGGTCTCCGCGACGCTCAACATGGTCTATCTGGGCGTCTTCCCGACCGCGCTGGCGTTCACCACGTGGGCGTACGCCCTGGCCCGGACGACCGCGAGCCGCATGGGCGCGACCACGTACGCGGTGCCCGCCCTGGTCGTGCTGATGTCGTGGCTGGCGCTGGGCGAGGTGCCGGGGCTGCTCACCCTGGCCGGTGGGGCGCTGTGTCTGGCGGGTGTGGCCGTCTCGCGGTCGCGGCCGCGTACTCCGCGCACGCCGCCGACGCGGGAGGCGGCAGCGACACGGGAGGCTGAAGCAGAAGCAGAAGCAGAAGCAGAAACAGAAACGGCAGCGGCAGCGGCAGCGGCAGCGGCGCACGAAGCGGGCGCGACGCACGAAGCGCAAGCGGCGCCGACGGAGGTTCCGGCGACCGGGCCCGACCGGGAGGTGGGCCCCCGGACGGGCTGA
- a CDS encoding Zn-dependent alcohol dehydrogenase, with protein sequence MAVRAAVLPAIGAPLEITEIDLPEPGPGRVRVRLAAAGVCHSDLSLSDGTMRLPLPAVLGHEGAGTVVAVGEGVEHLAPGAAVILNWAPACGSCHPCTLGEVWLCVNALNGAAEVYARTTDGMDLHPGLNVAAFAEETVVPASCVLPLPDGIPLTDAALLGCAVLTGYGAVHHSARVRPGETVAVFGVGGVGLATLQAARIAGASTIVAVDVSPEKEELARAAGATEYVVASEVTAREIRGLTGKQGVDVAVECVGRAVTIRTAWESTRRGGRTTVVGIGGKDQQVTFNALELFHWGRTLAGCVYGNCDPAKDLPVLADHVRAGRLDLGALVTERITLEDIPGAFDNMVAGKGGRALVVF encoded by the coding sequence ATGGCTGTCCGCGCCGCCGTACTCCCCGCCATCGGCGCTCCGTTGGAGATCACGGAGATCGACCTTCCGGAACCCGGCCCGGGCCGGGTCCGTGTCCGGCTCGCCGCCGCCGGGGTCTGCCACTCCGACCTGTCCCTGTCCGACGGCACCATGCGGCTGCCGCTTCCCGCCGTCCTGGGCCATGAGGGCGCGGGCACGGTCGTCGCCGTCGGCGAGGGCGTCGAACACCTGGCGCCCGGCGCCGCCGTCATCCTCAACTGGGCCCCCGCCTGCGGAAGTTGCCACCCCTGCACGCTCGGCGAGGTGTGGCTGTGCGTGAACGCCCTCAACGGTGCCGCGGAGGTGTACGCCCGCACGACGGACGGCATGGACCTCCACCCGGGGCTGAACGTCGCCGCCTTCGCCGAGGAAACCGTCGTCCCGGCCTCCTGCGTACTGCCCCTCCCCGACGGTATCCCCCTCACCGACGCGGCCCTGCTCGGCTGCGCCGTCCTCACCGGCTACGGCGCGGTCCACCACTCCGCGCGGGTCCGCCCCGGCGAGACGGTCGCCGTCTTCGGCGTCGGCGGCGTCGGCCTCGCCACCCTCCAGGCGGCCCGGATCGCCGGCGCCTCGACGATCGTCGCCGTCGACGTCTCTCCGGAGAAGGAGGAGCTGGCCCGGGCGGCGGGCGCCACGGAGTACGTGGTCGCCTCCGAGGTGACCGCCCGTGAGATCCGCGGCCTCACCGGCAAGCAGGGGGTCGACGTGGCCGTCGAGTGCGTGGGCCGCGCGGTCACCATCCGGACGGCCTGGGAGTCGACCCGGCGCGGCGGTCGCACCACGGTCGTCGGCATCGGCGGCAAGGACCAGCAGGTCACCTTCAACGCCCTGGAACTCTTCCACTGGGGCCGCACCCTGGCCGGCTGCGTCTACGGCAACTGCGACCCGGCGAAGGACCTCCCGGTCCTCGCCGACCACGTCCGGGCGGGCCGTCTCGACCTCGGCGCCCTGGTGACGGAGCGCATCACCCTGGAGGACATCCCCGGAGCCTTCGACAACATGGTGGCGGGCAAGGGAGGGCGGGCCCTGGTGGTGTTCTGA
- a CDS encoding TetR/AcrR family transcriptional regulator, whose protein sequence is MARPRKPLLSTDRIVETARTLVDAEGLPAVSTRRLAAELGVSGPSLYNHFRTKDEILEAVADSVSAQVDLSMFEDGREWRTALHDWAVSYRAALRDHPNIVPVLARGPGRRPAGLRLADAVYGAMVRAGWPPAQATSIGALMRYFVMGSALGSFAGGFVDDVSAYDPADYPHLGQAHLLAEQQEKIDERAFGTGLTALLDGLSQQFEQLP, encoded by the coding sequence ATGGCCCGACCGCGCAAGCCCCTTCTCAGCACCGACCGGATCGTCGAGACCGCACGGACGCTCGTGGACGCGGAGGGCCTGCCGGCCGTCTCCACCCGGCGGCTCGCCGCCGAACTGGGGGTGAGCGGACCCTCGCTGTACAACCACTTCCGCACGAAGGACGAGATCCTGGAGGCGGTCGCCGACTCGGTGAGCGCGCAGGTCGACCTGTCGATGTTCGAGGACGGCCGGGAGTGGCGGACCGCGCTGCACGACTGGGCCGTCTCCTACCGCGCCGCCCTGCGCGACCACCCGAACATCGTCCCGGTGCTCGCCCGGGGCCCCGGCCGCCGGCCCGCCGGGCTGCGGCTCGCCGACGCCGTGTACGGCGCGATGGTCCGCGCCGGATGGCCGCCCGCGCAGGCCACCTCCATCGGCGCGCTGATGCGGTACTTCGTCATGGGATCCGCGCTCGGCTCGTTCGCCGGCGGCTTCGTCGACGACGTGAGCGCCTACGACCCCGCCGACTACCCGCACCTCGGACAGGCGCACCTCCTCGCCGAGCAGCAGGAGAAGATCGACGAGCGGGCCTTCGGGACGGGACTGACGGCCCTGCTGGACGGGCTCTCCCAGCAGTTCGAGCAGCTCCCCTGA
- a CDS encoding aldehyde dehydrogenase family protein: protein MKAHDGIYLDGAWRPAAGRDVIEVVDPVDERVIARVPAGDAVDVDAAVRAARAALPGWAATPPAERAARLTALRDVLAARKDEIAETVTAELGAPLAFSQAVHAAVPIAVAGSYAELAATHPFEEKVGNSTVFHEPIGVVGAITPWNYPLHQIVAKVAPALAAGCTVVLKPAEDTPLTAQLFAEAVHEAGVPAGVLNLVTGLGPVAGQALVEHPGVDLVSFTGSTAVGRRIAAVAGAAVKKVALELGGKSANVILPSADLARAVNVGVANVMSNSGQTCSAWTRMLVHRDRYDEAVELAAAAAAKYADRIGPVVNAAQRARVLGYIEKGVAEGARLVAGGPGSPREQGYFVSPTVFADVTPDMAVAQEEIFGPVLSVLRYEDEEDALRIANGTVYGLAGAVWAADEAEAVAFARRMDTGQVDINGGRFNPLAPFGGYKQSGVGRELGAHGLAEYLQTKSLQF, encoded by the coding sequence ATGAAGGCACATGACGGCATCTACCTCGACGGCGCCTGGCGCCCGGCCGCGGGCCGGGATGTGATCGAGGTCGTCGATCCGGTGGACGAGCGGGTGATCGCCCGCGTCCCGGCGGGCGACGCCGTCGACGTCGACGCCGCCGTACGGGCGGCCCGTGCCGCCCTCCCGGGCTGGGCCGCGACCCCGCCCGCCGAGCGCGCGGCCCGGCTGACCGCGCTCCGGGACGTGCTGGCGGCCCGCAAGGACGAGATCGCCGAGACGGTCACCGCCGAACTCGGCGCGCCCCTGGCCTTCTCCCAGGCCGTCCACGCGGCGGTGCCGATCGCGGTGGCGGGTTCCTACGCCGAGCTGGCCGCGACCCACCCCTTCGAGGAGAAGGTCGGCAACTCGACCGTGTTCCACGAGCCGATCGGCGTCGTCGGGGCCATCACCCCCTGGAACTACCCGCTGCACCAGATCGTCGCCAAGGTCGCCCCGGCCCTCGCCGCGGGCTGCACGGTGGTTCTGAAGCCCGCCGAGGACACCCCGCTGACCGCCCAGCTGTTCGCCGAGGCGGTCCACGAGGCGGGCGTCCCGGCCGGTGTGCTGAACCTCGTCACCGGCCTGGGCCCGGTCGCCGGCCAGGCCCTCGTCGAGCACCCCGGCGTCGACCTGGTGTCCTTCACCGGATCCACGGCCGTGGGCAGGCGGATCGCGGCGGTGGCGGGCGCGGCCGTGAAGAAGGTGGCCCTGGAACTCGGCGGCAAGTCCGCCAACGTCATCCTGCCGAGCGCCGACCTCGCCAGGGCGGTCAACGTCGGCGTCGCCAACGTGATGTCCAACTCCGGCCAGACCTGCAGCGCCTGGACCCGGATGCTGGTCCACCGCGACCGGTACGACGAGGCGGTCGAGCTCGCCGCGGCCGCGGCCGCCAAGTACGCCGACCGCATCGGCCCCGTGGTCAACGCGGCCCAGCGGGCCCGGGTGCTGGGTTACATCGAGAAGGGCGTCGCCGAGGGGGCGCGGCTGGTCGCGGGCGGCCCCGGGTCCCCGCGCGAACAGGGCTACTTCGTCAGCCCCACGGTCTTCGCCGATGTCACCCCCGACATGGCCGTCGCCCAGGAGGAGATCTTCGGCCCCGTCCTGTCCGTCCTGCGTTACGAGGACGAGGAGGACGCCCTGCGGATCGCCAACGGCACGGTCTACGGACTCGCGGGCGCCGTCTGGGCCGCGGACGAGGCGGAGGCGGTCGCCTTCGCCCGCCGGATGGACACCGGGCAGGTCGACATCAACGGCGGCCGCTTCAACCCGCTCGCGCCGTTCGGCGGCTACAAGCAGTCGGGCGTCGGCCGCGAGCTCGGCGCCCACGGCCTCGCCGAGTACCTCCAGACCAAGTCCCTCCAGTTCTAA
- a CDS encoding TetR/AcrR family transcriptional regulator, which produces MTTAEETAGGEIEPWEEVTPDAARRLLVAAVEAFAERGYHATTTRDIAGRAGMSPAALYIHYKTKEELLHRISRIGHDRALGILRTAAAGEGDATGRLAEAVSSFVRWHAGRRTTARVVQYELDALGPDARAEILDLRRQVDAEVRGIIEDGVASGEFTVLDVHGTTLAVLSLCIDVARWFNVDGPRTPDEVGALYADLVLRMVGAAK; this is translated from the coding sequence ATGACTACGGCGGAGGAGACGGCCGGCGGCGAGATCGAGCCGTGGGAAGAGGTCACCCCTGACGCGGCCCGGCGACTGCTGGTCGCCGCCGTGGAGGCCTTCGCCGAGCGCGGCTACCACGCGACGACGACCCGTGACATCGCGGGCCGCGCGGGGATGAGCCCGGCCGCCCTGTACATCCACTACAAGACCAAGGAAGAGCTGCTCCACCGCATCAGCCGGATCGGCCACGACCGTGCGCTGGGCATCCTGCGCACGGCGGCCGCGGGCGAGGGCGACGCCACCGGGCGGCTCGCGGAGGCCGTGAGCTCCTTCGTCCGCTGGCACGCCGGGCGCCGCACGACGGCACGGGTCGTCCAGTACGAGCTGGACGCGCTCGGCCCCGACGCCCGCGCCGAGATCCTCGACCTGCGCCGGCAGGTCGACGCCGAGGTGCGCGGGATCATCGAGGACGGCGTGGCGAGCGGCGAGTTCACCGTGCTGGACGTGCACGGCACGACCCTCGCCGTGCTGTCCCTCTGCATCGACGTGGCCCGCTGGTTCAACGTGGACGGCCCCCGCACCCCCGACGAGGTCGGCGCGCTGTACGCCGACCTCGTGCTGCGGATGGTGGGCGCGGCGAAGTAG
- a CDS encoding class F sortase codes for MVPRRRVRRPWHRTRAYRLTRTAVLTVVLVTVGVRCGGHDRPATAARPGEAASGGAQAAPAPGADADQESRSAGKKASESPKPPPRPLPRSPATTLRVPSLGIEAPIVPLRLGPDRHLGTPPLERPKLVGWYAGGPTPGERGTAVAVGHRDTKTGPAVFAGLARVARGARIEALRADGRTAVYTVDKVRVFDKATFPDKEVYGPTRRPELRILTCGGLFRHATGYTSNVVVFAHLTATR; via the coding sequence ATGGTGCCGCGTAGGCGCGTACGCAGGCCCTGGCACCGGACCCGCGCCTACCGCCTCACCAGGACGGCCGTGCTCACGGTCGTCCTGGTGACGGTCGGAGTCCGCTGCGGAGGGCACGACCGGCCGGCCACGGCGGCCCGGCCCGGCGAGGCGGCGTCCGGCGGGGCACAGGCCGCCCCGGCCCCCGGGGCCGACGCCGACCAGGAGAGCCGGTCGGCGGGGAAGAAGGCGTCCGAGAGCCCGAAGCCTCCACCCCGACCGCTGCCCCGGTCCCCGGCGACCACCCTGCGCGTGCCCTCCCTGGGCATCGAAGCGCCGATCGTCCCGCTCCGGCTCGGCCCGGACCGGCATCTCGGGACACCCCCGCTCGAGCGGCCCAAGCTGGTCGGCTGGTACGCGGGCGGCCCCACACCGGGGGAGCGGGGCACCGCCGTCGCGGTGGGCCACCGCGACACCAAGACCGGCCCGGCGGTTTTCGCGGGCCTCGCGCGCGTGGCCCGCGGCGCCCGGATCGAGGCCCTGCGCGCCGACGGCCGGACGGCCGTCTACACCGTGGACAAGGTGCGCGTCTTCGACAAGGCCACCTTCCCCGACAAGGAGGTGTACGGCCCGACCCGCCGCCCCGAGCTGCGCATCCTCACCTGCGGGGGCCTCTTCCGGCACGCGACCGGATACACCAGCAACGTCGTCGTCTTCGCCCATCTGACGGCGACCCGCTGA
- a CDS encoding YiaA/YiaB family inner membrane protein, whose amino-acid sequence MSDTPVKQQSTAAFYGQAVASFGIAIAATAIGIYNLHTDAWVRGFLAIAVLYLVTSAFTLAKVIRDRQEAGQIVSRVDQARLEKLLADHDPFEKI is encoded by the coding sequence ATGAGTGACACACCGGTCAAGCAGCAGAGTACGGCGGCGTTCTACGGACAGGCCGTCGCCTCCTTCGGCATCGCCATCGCGGCCACCGCCATCGGCATCTACAACCTCCACACCGACGCCTGGGTGCGCGGCTTCCTGGCGATCGCCGTCCTGTACCTGGTGACCTCCGCCTTCACGCTGGCGAAGGTGATCCGCGACCGCCAGGAGGCCGGGCAGATCGTGAGCCGGGTGGACCAGGCCCGCCTGGAGAAGCTCCTGGCCGACCACGACCCCTTCGAGAAGATCTGA